GCGACGTCGCCACCGTCGCGGCGCTGTTCCCCGCGCCCACCGCGCCCGCCGCCGAGGACATCGCGCCCGAGCTGGACGTTCCGGCGTTGATCCTGGCCGGTGCGACCGACATCACCTCGGTCAGCTCCAACGCCGTCCCGCTGGCCACCGCGTGGGGCGGCCCCGCGATCCTGCGCGCCATCGACAAGGCCTCGCACAACGGCATCATCGAAGGCCGTCGCGTGCTCGCCGCCGTGGGCGCGGGAAAGCACGAAGCGAAGACCGCGCGCACCACCCGTGCTCTGCTGGCCGGTTACCTGCTCGCCACGCTGGCGGGCGACAAGACCTACCGCGCCTTCGCCGACCCCGACGAGCTCATCCCGCACACCGCGGTCGTCGACCCGGAAGCGCCGCAGGAGAAGGAGCCACCGAAGCTGAAGGTCGGACAGCTCGCCGCACTGCTGCGGCGATAGCCCGCCCCCGCGACGCCTGGGAGCCGGTCAGATCAGCCAGCTCTTGCGTCGATAGAACGCGGCCTCCTCGTCCTCCTCGTCGACCGGTGCCACCGTTTGATTCGCCCGACGTGCGGCCATCGACCGCGCGATGGCCGCACGCTGCTCTTGCGCTTCCTCGTGCAGCCGTCGCTGCTCCTCCGCCTCTGCGGCGGCCTTGTCGATGTCCTCGGCGTGCGTCGCCCAGAACTGGTCCATGTCGGCGGTCAAGCGGTCGGCGAACTCCCGGCCGGTCGCCGCGGTCTGCTCGTTGATCGCCTGGATCTCGTCGAGGAGCAGCGACATGCGGCGCTGGTTCTCGGCGGCGAGCTGCCTCGCCTCCTCGGCGTAGTCGACCATGCTGCGCCTCCTTGTTCATTCCGTGTGCGGACTCGTCGCCGCGGGGCTCACAACGGGCCCGCCTCGGCGAAATCCGCGTCCAATGGGCCCGCTTCGGCGAGTTCCGCGCCGCCGTCCACCGGGGCGTCGGGGTCCGGCTCGCGCTGGTCCGGCAGCGACTTCGGATAGTGCTCGCCGTCTTCCTCGCGCCGGGCGCCGGGCAGGGTTCCGCCCGGCAGACCGGACCGACCGTCGTCGGCGTCGGATTCCGGAGCCGGACCAGGCGATTCCTCTTCCCCCTGAGATTCCGGCGCGGGAGACTCCTCGTTCCGCTGCGCCTCCGGTGCCGGGGCCGCAGGCGCCGGGGGCTGTGCGTCATCGGTTTTCGGCTCCATCGAGATGACCGGTATCCCCTGCTCGTTCAGTTCGACGGTGAACTCCTGCTGCGCGCCCGTGGCATCGGAGAGAAGCAGTTTCAGCCGGCCGTCCGGGCCCATCTCGAACTCGACATGCTTTCCACCGAGGTCGAATTCCGCCGCGGCGCGCGGCTCTGCGGCTCGCTCTTCGTGGGCTTGGTCGTCGGCTTCGGCGTTCTGCGGATCGACGCTCTGCATGAGCTTTTCGATCGCGTCGTCGACTCCGGTCGTGATGATGCCGCTCAGCGCGGACATGCCCTGCTCCACCGCTTGACCGAGACCCGTTGCCAGCGGCGCGAATTCCTGCGCCACCTGACTGAGCGCGGCCAGCCCATCCAGCCCGGGCATCCTGGGCGCAGGCGTGGTCAGGGTGCTGGGCGTGGTCAGGGTGCTGGGCGTGGTTGGGGTCTCCGGCGTGGGCCGGGTCTCCGGTGTGGTCGGTGTCGCCGGTGAGGTCGATACGGGCACGCTGCTCGATGCGGTGCTCGCCGGGACTGTGGCCGCGGGCGTGCCGGGCGGCCCGGGCGCGCTCGTTTCCTGGGGATCGTCCGGGCCGGACGGTGTGCCCGGCTGTGGTTGCGACGGGCCTTCCGGGCGCGGATAAGCCTGTTCGGACAGTTGCGCCAGTGCGTCGGTGAGGTTCTTGTACTGATCCTTGAAGAGTCGATCGACCTCGGCGCAGACGTCGAGGTAGGACGCCAGCTTGCGATCGAAGTCCGGCTTGAAGGTCTTGGTCAGCCACTCCTCGGTGACGCTGCGCACCCGATCGCCATACGCACCGGTGAGCAGATTCTTGCTGTCGGAGTTGATGAGACCGAGCACACTCTTGTTGATCTTGTCCTCCGGCACGGCGAGCGCGGGGAATATGCGGCCGAGTTCGCGCACCTGTTCCGCGCTGATCCATTCCCGCGCATCGTGCACGTCGATGATGAGTTTCACGTCGTCCGGAGTCTTGCCGTCGATCTTCACCGCTTTGCCGCCGCCCACCGGGCCCTCCAGCAATTCCCGAGTGGCGAACGCCTTCGCGGCCACCGCCGAGCGCAGCGCGTTCGCCAGATCGGCGATCACGGCCATGGCCGCCCTGGCATGCTGCCGGTCCTCGTCGGCGAGCACCGACTGTTTGCCGAGCATGTCGAGCGCGGCGGCGGCCGCCGCGCCCTGCCACAACTCGGGCAGCCGACGGGTGTAGCCCTGCTGTGCGTCCCATTGCCGATCCACCTCGGCGAGAGCGACTTTCAGCGCCTCGCCCGCCTGCTCGAGCTTCTCCAGACGGGTGCCGCGCTGCTCGTCGTACCTGGCCAGCAGCGTGCCGAGCTCACCCCGGCCGCCGTTGCCGCCGAACGCCGCCTCGTACAGCGGCATGAACTCGATCCAGTACTGCAGTCCGGCGCTGCCCTCGTCCAAGAGTGCGTCGATCGCCTTGCCCTGCCAGGAAATCGTCATGATCCCGGCTCCTCGACGGTGTGCCGCGGCCGATGCGAGCACGGGTCGTTCGGCGGTCTCATGACTTGTTCGTCTCGGACGCGCGCTGCTGGTCGGTCTCGGCGTAGACCACCACGGCGGCGCCCAGTGCGTCGGCGGTGGCGGTGGTGGCGTCACTCCAGTTCCGCAGCCACGCGCCGATCCGTTCCAGCCCTTCATGCACCGCGATGCCCTGCGGCGCATAGTTCCGGCCCGCCTCACCGCCGCTGCCGAACAAATGATCGGCGACTCGCTTCGCTTGGTCGCGGACCGCGTCCGCCGATCTTCGATAGTCGCTGCCCAGCGCACCCAGTTCCCCGGTGCGGACGCCTACCATTTCCGACCCGCCCACGTTTCCCCTCCGTCTTCGTAGTGTCATCGCGCGGCGCGAAACTCGTTCGCGCAGATTGCCGTCGTACTTCCTTCGACGCAACACGCCGACACTCGGTTCCCCCGAATTCCGCTCGCGCGGCGACGGTCAGCCGCCGATGCGGCCTCGGTCGGTGCGGACCCATTCGGAGGTGCCGTCAGGCTGGCGGTGGAATTCCCATGCGGCGTAGTCGCCGTCCTTCTCTACCACGGTGACGTGGTCGGCGAAGCCGTCGTGGTCGTAGTCGGTCCAGACCTGCATCGCCTCGTCACCCGTGGTGGTGATGGTGTCGAGGGTGCCGTCGCCGTCGATGTCCTGGGTCGGGTGCTGCAGTTCGATCGCACCCAGCCCGCCGAGGGACGAGGACGCGTCGATGCCGGGTATATCCACACCGGGGAATTCGCTCGAGGTGATCATGACTCCTCCTCAGCAGGACTCGTTCGGTGGCGCGGTGCCGCGACAGCGGCATCGTTCCATCCTGACACCCGCGCGGGCTCCGCGCAGCCCCGAGTTCACTTCTTCGGCATCAGCAGCCACAGCACCAGGTAGATGACGAACTGCGGACCGGGCAGCAGGCACGACACCACGAACAGCAGCCGGACGACGTTGGCGTTCCAGCCGAGGTACTCGGCGATGCCACCGCAGACGCCCGCGATCCACTTGTCGTGGGTGGAGCGGGTGAAACGGCGGGTGGGGGCGGTCATTGGTCTTCCCTCTCGTTGCGGGGATCGCTACGAGTTCCACTCTGCCCGCCACCGCGGGCCCCGCCATCGGCCCGGCGGCCGATTCCGACCCTGATTTCTCCCGGGGCCGACCTCAGGGTGCAACCCCGAGCACGGCAGACTCGTGCTGGTGAGCACCACTCTGCATGCCCGCGGCCTGTCGGCCGCTCACGGTGAGCGCACGCTGTTCGCCGACCTCGACCTGACCCTCGCGCCGGGCGATGTGATCGGCCTGGTCGGCGTGAACGGCGCGGGCAAGTCGACGCTGCTGCGCATGCTCGCCGACCGGCACTCGCCGACCGGCAGCATCGCGCTCAGTCCGCCGGACGCGACGGTCGGCTATCTGGCCCAGGAGGCGCAGCGGGTGCGCGGCGAGACCGTCTTCGAATTCCTCGGGCGCCGGACCGGTGTCACCGAGGCGCAGCGAGCGATGGACGCCGCGGCCGAGCGCCTCGCCGAAGGTGGGCCGGACGAATACTCCCCCGCGCTGGAACGCTGGCTCGCCCTCGGTGGCGCGGACCTGGACCAGCGCGCCCACGAGATCGCCGCCGATCTGGGCCTCGCGGACAGTCTGCCGAGCGGCCTGGACACCCCGATGACCGGTTTGTCCGGTGGCCAGGCCGCCCGCGCCGGGCTGGCCTCGGTCCTGCTGTCGCGGTTCGACATCCTGCTGCTGGACGAGCCGACCAACGACCTGGATCTGGACGGGCTGGCCCGGCTGGAACAGTTCGTCGCCGGCGTGCGGGTGCCGCTGATGGTGATCAGCCACGACCGGGAGTTCCTGGCGCGCACGGTGAATCGCATCGTGGAATTGGATCTCGCGCAGCAGCAGGTCGGCTG
Above is a genomic segment from Nocardia sputorum containing:
- a CDS encoding dienelactone hydrolase family protein, with the protein product MSASVKSLLSTLTSRGPHRVLRGNLAIAGQPGVVFTPETGRNLPAVAFGHGWLTGAGHYRTLLEHLASWGIVAAAPDTERGPIPSHLGLAADLLTTLDICTGVRLGDGAISVHPERLALAGHGMGAGAAVIAASRRDVATVAALFPAPTAPAAEDIAPELDVPALILAGATDITSVSSNAVPLATAWGGPAILRAIDKASHNGIIEGRRVLAAVGAGKHEAKTARTTRALLAGYLLATLAGDKTYRAFADPDELIPHTAVVDPEAPQEKEPPKLKVGQLAALLRR
- a CDS encoding PspC domain-containing protein produces the protein MTAPTRRFTRSTHDKWIAGVCGGIAEYLGWNANVVRLLFVVSCLLPGPQFVIYLVLWLLMPKK
- a CDS encoding DUF6802 family protein, producing MITSSEFPGVDIPGIDASSSLGGLGAIELQHPTQDIDGDGTLDTITTTGDEAMQVWTDYDHDGFADHVTVVEKDGDYAAWEFHRQPDGTSEWVRTDRGRIGG